In the genome of Primulina eburnea isolate SZY01 chromosome 13, ASM2296580v1, whole genome shotgun sequence, the window TAACCACCCCACAAGAGGgatgattcatatgatctcggggggtGCTACTGATGGGGATTCCGGGCGAGCGCGGAAGGCCCATGGGAGGAGGTTggagaattttgaaatatcgAGGAGTGCGAACTTACCCCAGGATCCTGTCATCAGTTTTGGACCGGATGACCTCCGAGGCGTTGTGGCTCCCcataacgatgccttggtggtGACAGCCACCGTTGCCAATTACGATGTGGCACGAATTtttattgataatggaagctcTGTTAATATCCTGTTCAAGAGCACCATGGATCAGATGAAGGTGGAGGGATTTGAGTTCGAGCCGATCTCCACTCCTCTATATGGATTTGCAGGACATGCCATCCCGCCGCTCGGTCAAATTGTCCTTCCTCTATCTTTGGGACATGAGCCTCGGCGGGTAACGAAGATGACAACCTTTACTGTGGTGGACACCCCATCCGCTTACAATGGAATTCTGGGGCGACCAGCCCTCAAGGATTTCAGAGCTGTAGCGTCCACCTATCATCAGAAGTTGAAGTTTCCTGTCGGGAGGGAGGTTGGAGTCTTATGTGGGGACCAGAAAGTCGCTCGTCGATGTTATGAGGGGATAGTGAAAGAAGAGGGGAAGAGGGCACGTGTGGAGGTCAATATGATTAGAAGGGGACGAAGCGGGTTGCCCGTGGTAAAGAGGGAGGTTCATGAGGTGATGGATGAGAAGCCGGAGATCGTGACATTGGAGCCTGACCAGAAAACTCTAAGAATAGCCCCTGACCTTGACCCAGAGGTAAGGGAAAAACTTATTACTTGTTTACAAGCTAATCTCAACAGGTTCGCTTGGTCTGCCCAAGAGCTCACAGGGACGAGTCCAGAGGTAGCAGAACATCGGTTAAACATCTTACCGAATTCCCGTCCCGTGAAACAGAAGAAAAGACACTTCGGGCCCGAGAAAGATATAGTTATAAAAAAGGAGGTGGGAGAGTTGCTCAGTGCCGGGCACATTCGAGAGGTACAATTTCCTACTTGGCTCTCGAATGTCGTTCTTGTTCCGAAAAGTTCAGGAAAATGGAGGATGTGTGTGGACTTCAGAGATCTCAACAAGGCATGTCCTAAAGATTGTTATCCTTTGCCGCGGATAGATCAGTTGGTGGACTCCACAGCTGGACATCAGTATTTGTGCATGCTGGACGCTTATCAGGGGTACCATCAAATCCCCTTGGCAGTGGAGGATCAAGATAAAGTAAGTTTCATCACCTCGGAAGGAACTTTCTGTTACGTGGTCATGCCCTTCGGACTCAAAAATGCCGGAGCCACGTATCAGCGGTTGATGGATAAAGTCTTTTCTAAGCAGGTGGGGAGGAATGTGGAAGTgtatgtggatgacatcatGGTAAAGTCTAAGGATTCGACCCTGCTCATACCTGACTTAGTGGAGACATTTTCCACCCTCAGGTCCTATGGGCTGAAGCTGAACCCTCAAAAGTGTATATTTGGGGTGAAGAGTGGGAAGTTTCTGGGCTATATGGTGACAGAGAGGGGGATTGAGGCTAACCCCGAGAAAGTTCAAGCCATCCAGGGTATGGTCTCCCCTCGGGGGCCCAAAGATGTTCAGCAGTTGACAGGGAGGATTGCTGCGCTGGCACGTTTTATCTCGAGGTCCGCCCACAGGAGCTTACCTTTCTTCCGGACCTTGCGAAaagcaaaaaaatttgaatggggGCCGGATTGTGAGAAGGCTTTCACAGAATTGAAGGAGTACCTGGCCGGGCTTCCCGTCCTAGCCAAACCGGCAACGGGTGAGCCTTTATGGGTATATTTATCTGCCACTGAAGGGGCTGTGAGTTCAGTCCTTGTTAAGCTGGATGGATCAGTTCAGCAGCCGGTGTACTATGTTTCGCATGCACTCAAAGGGGCAGAGATCCGATACTCCGGGTTGGAAAAATTGGCTTTGGCTTTGGTAATGACAGCCCGACGCTTGAGGCCTTACTTCTTATCTCATCCGATTGTGGTGCTCACCAACAGTCCATTGGGTAGAATCCTCACTCATTCTGATATATCCGGCCGCTTGGTTAAGTGGACTACGGAGTTGGGAGAATATGACATTCAGTATGAGCCGAGAACAGCTATTAAAGCACAGGCCTTAGCCGATTTTCTGGCTGAGACTGTTCATCAAGAGAATGAAGACCCTTGGAAGGTGTATGTGGATGGTTCATCGTCGAAGGATGGAAGTGGAGTGGGAGTAGTACTAATTTCACCAGCTGGGGAGGAAGTGAAGTTGGCTGTAAGGTTGGACTTTCGAGCCTCCAATAATGAGGCAGAGTATGAGGCTGTGCTGGCCGGACTTCGAGCAGCCAGAAATGTGGGAGCTACCCGAGTACTTATTTTTTCTGACTCGCAGTTGGTAGCACAACAGATGAAGGGGATGTATgatgtgaaagatgagaaaCTTATTGAGTATGCTCGAGAAGTAGACAGAGTTAGAGAGAAATTCACGGAGATTACATTTGAACAGATCCCcaggaaagaaaatgaaaaggCGGACGCTCTAGCCAAAATGGCTGGAACAATGGGAAGTTGGAAGAATAGAGATGTGGTATTTCAAATCGAATTCGCACCTCACACGAGTTCACCTGCAGTTGAGCAAGAAGAAGAGGATTGGAGGACTGGCATAATTGATTACCTGAAAGAGGGAAAACTTCCTGCTGACCCCAGAGAGGCTCGTAAGTTGAAGACAAAATGTGCACGCTATGTAATGGTGGGGGACGTGTTGTTTAGAACGTCTTTTGCAGGACCGCTTCTTCGGTGTTTGAGTTACCAAGAGGCTGATTATGTGCTTCGAGAAGTTCACGAGGGGTGTTGTGGAAATCATTTGGGAGCTTATGCATTGGCAAGGAAGGTGCTCCTCGCCGGTTATTCTTGGCCCTCAGTGCTGCATGATGCTCAAGAGTTGGTAATGTCTTGTGATAGTTGTCAACGTCATGCGCGGTTGAGTCACCGACCGGCCGCGATGATGAAGGCTGTCACGGCCGCCTGTCCCTTTGACCAGTGGGGAATGGATATCGTGGGACCATTTCCTATAGCTCCGGCTCAGAAAAAATTCCTACTGGTAGCAGTTGATTATTTTTCAAAGTGGGTGGAAGCAGAGCCTTTGGCCAGAATCACTGAGAACGACGTCCTGAAATTCTTGTGGAAGAGTATAGTATGCAGGTACGGGGTACCTAGGAGGCTGATATCCGATAATGGGAGACAGTTCCAAGGGGCCAAAATCGAAGCTTGGTGTAAGGAGATGAAGATCCAACAAGTCTTTACCTCTGTAGCTTACCCGCAGAGTAATGGCCAGGTGGAGGTGACTAATCGGACGCTGGTACAGGGTTTGAAAGTTCGACTGGGCAAAGCTAAAGGCAATTGGGTGGATGAGCTACCAAGTGTCTTATGGGCATACCGAACCACTCCGAGAGAAGGAACCAAAGAAACTCCTTTCGGTTTGGTTTATGGTACTGAAGCAGTGCTCCCGGCTGAGATCGGGTTGGAATCGGCAAGGGTGATGTTTTATGACGAGGACAATGGTGCGAGACGCGCTACTGACCTTGATCTGTTGGAGGGAAAGAGAGAATCTGCCAGCATTCAACTGGAAGCTTATAAGAACCGCATTGCACAGTCTTATAATCGGAGAGTCGTGCAGAGAAACTTTCAAGTGGGTGACTTGGTCCTAAGGAAGGTGCAAGAAGAAAAGAGGGGAAAACTGGACCCAAAGTGGGAGGGTCCCTTCAAGGTGGTCGAGAGACTGAGCTCTGGAGCCTATTACTTAGAGAATACGCAAGGCAAAGCTTTGAAGAGGCCTTGGAATGCTTATCACCTCAGAAAATATTATTCTTGATTCTGtcattgatgtattttatttcctAAATTTTCCTATGTAATCTATGGGGattcaataaaatcaagttCTTCCCTTTAGTTCATGAAGGTTGTTATATTATGAGAGTGATAAAATAAttctattttcctactaaggcatcgcctagtagaggagcagcgtgaataatttttattttcctactaaggcatcgcctagtagaggagttagagggtgagggtgttgatttttattttcctgctaaggtgtcacctagcagaggagttagagggtgagggtgtggatttttattttcctcctaaggcatcgcctagtagaggagttagagggtgagggtgttggtttttattttcctgctaaggtgtcacctggcggaggagttagagtgtgttgattttattttcctgctcaggtgtcacctagcagaggagttagagtgtggtgacgttaaaattttattttcctactaaggcatcgcctagtagaggagttagagggtgatggtgttgatttttattttcctgctaaggtgtcacctagcagaggagtcagAGGGTgtagatttttattttcctactaaggcatcgcctagtagaggagttagagggtgagggtgttgatttttattttcctgctaaggtgtcacctagcagaggagttagagggtgagggtgttgatttttattttcctgctaaggtgtcacctagcagaggagttagagggtgagggtgtggatttttattttcctactaaggcatcgcctagtagaggagttagagggtgagggtgtggatttttattttcctgctaaagtgtcacctagcagaggagttagagagtGAGGGtgtggatttttattttcctcctaaggcatcgcctagtagaggagttagagggtgagggtgttggtttttattttcctgctaaggtgtcacctggcggaggagttagagtgtgttgattttattttcctgctcaggtgtcacctagcagaggagttagagtgtggtgacgttaaaattttattttcctgctcaggtgtcacctagcagaggagttagagtgtggtgacgttaaaattttattttcctgctaaggtgtcacctagcagaggagttaaagGGTGAGGGtgtggatttttattttcctactaaggcttCGCCTAGTAGAgaagttagagggtgagggtgttggtttttattttcctgctaaggtgtcacctggcggaggagttagagtgtgttgattttattttcctgctcaggtgtcacctagcagaggagttagagtgtggtgacgttaaaattttattttcctgttgGGATGTCACTTAGCAgatgagttagagggtggagattTTATTTGCCCTAGCGGGTTAATAATATCGTATATAAACTCGGAAGAAACCATAAATACGAATGCAAAATACTCAATGTTGCATAAAGCGAGTTCATACATGTCAAAAGTGCGCAAAAGGAAATAGCCAAATGTAAACGTCCCAAAAGTCGCATAATCCTATGGAAAATAAAACAATGCAgaaaataacataaataaaggATCTCAATCTAGGAATCGGGGGGGAGACTCGATATGAAGCTCTCGAAGTCGATAAAGTCAGTAGGGGCGCCTGGCGGAGGATAGCCCTGAGCATGGAAAAGGCCGACTGCACCCTCGAAGCCCACCCCCAGGTAGTGAAAAGCTTTCGGGCCACAGATCTCGACAAATTCTTCGGATTTGAGAAATTCCTCTTTGAAGGAGGAAACTTCTGCAGCGTGTCGCACCTTGGCATCTTCGAGCTCAGCTTGTGAATCTTTTAAATCTGTCTTTAACTTCTGGATGTCTTTAGCTTGGTCTTCTGTCAGTCGCTGGAGCTCGTGTTTCTCTTTCAGAAGCTCTTGTTTTTCCTTCAGAAACTCGTCACCTCGAGCTTGGCACTCCGAAAGCTCCTTAGCATGTGACGCTTTCATCTCATCAATAGTAGCTTGAAGCTGTTCACGAAGAGCCATGCCCTCGCGCAAGTCTTGGCAGGCAGTAGATCGAGTGGTGTTGGCACGCTCCACCAACTCCCCTATGTACATCATGCCCTGGGTAAATAGACAAGAGTGAAAAGATGACAAGGAAATCATACATGTATTGGACATTAATTTAGAGAGTATAAAGAGAAATATACCTCAGTGATGCTGCTGCATGTCCGACGAGTAATGTCAGACCACCCCAGTGAATTAATGAACGCCGCATCCGCTTCGGAAGGAAGCTGATACATTATCTTTTGAGCCAGCTGAGTAGGACCCCGCCCCACAATGGCTGTATCTGGTGTGTATAGAGGATGTACCCCTGATGCAGGGGGAAGCTCCTCATCCGACCCTGACCCTTCTGGAGAAGAGACCGACACGACTGAGATCTCAGAAATCTTGCGCTTACCAGAATGCGGGACTGGCGGGCTAGGATCAGTGGATGCATTTTGCTTGCCAGACGGACGAGGAGACTTGGCACGGGGAGGGGGAGAGGAGGCTCGCTTTGGGGCAGAGGAGGAGGAGCatgtcttcttcttcttcgcgGCAGTAGGGGAGCTAGCAGGCCTCTTCGCAGTAGTAGAGCAAGAATCTGTTTTCTTTTTCTCAGTAGCAGAACAGTCTCCCTTTGTGCCCATCGTGACTGCCGGAATAAGTGACTTCTGGGGTGCTGATGAGGAACcctcggccttcttcttggaaaGCTCACGGAGAAATAGAGCGTTCATGACTCTAATACCTGCAAGCAGAGACAAGGAACCGAATAAGAATTTTATCAAGTAACataataaacaaaataaaaaacaagaAGTATGAAAAAATGAGAGTATCTACCAGCATTCTCCTTTAGCTTAATTTCCGCGGGACTTATCCCGGCGTGACACAGAAGATCTTCAGATAGAAGTTTGGGAATGTTAAAGCATCGATCTCCTAGTACCCTCATTATCTTCAGATACTCTGTATCTTTCTTATAAATCTTGGAAAATTTTGGTTTAGTGAAAGAAGGGCACCAATCGGTAGAGCAAGTCAATTCCTCGGGTGGCTGTACGAAGAAAAAGTATTTTTTCCAGTCCTTCACATGACTGGGAGCCCCATCGAAAAGTTTGTGGCTAGACCGGGAGGTTACATAAAAAGGTCCATCTTTTGATCTGGACAGAACTAAGAAGTAAGAGAAGGTGGTGCAATTTAAAGGGAGATCTAAGGCCCTGAATAACACGGCGAAGCAACTTATTAAACGGAAAGCATTGGGCGTGAGTAAACCTAAATGCACCTTGTAGTACTTGCTTAATTCTTGGAAGAAATCGCACAAAGGGAAACGGAGACCTGCATCAAAGTGATGCTGAAAGAAGGTATAATAACCCTTAGGGGCTAGATAGGGCCGGTCCTCTGGGCTAGGAATGATAATCTGGTGGGAGGAAGGAATGTGCCATAAAGTTCTAAGTTTTGGTTCGCTACCGGAAGGGATGTGGGATGACAGATGACCATACCACAAGTTGTCTGCGTTAGATATGTTCATCTGTTGGGTCACGTGACGAACTTCCTTACCCGGACGACTATGAGTGGTGACTTCCTCCTCAGGAGGATCAATGGTAAAATCAGGATCGGCTAGGGAAATCTTACCCTGGCTAGACTCGCTGGACTTGCTAAACCTGCTGGACTCGCTAGACTCGCTAAACCTCTCAGAACCACTCGAAGAACTAGACTCGGAATCGGAATCTGAAGAAGACATAGGTGCTAAGGATAATTAAACAGGTAAAGGGGAGAACTGACCCGGGAGAGGCGTGACAGAATACTCGAAAAGTCGCAAGGATGAGCCGGAGGTGAGCAAGTACGGTGCACGCTCGTGCGAGGCAATCGGGCGAGTGTGCAAGCGGGGCGCTCGGGTGAGCGTGCAGGCGAGGCGCTGGCGTCTGGGCGAGCGTGCAGGGGCGCTCGGGCGAGCGTGCAAGCAGGGAGGGGCGAGCTCGGGCGAGCGTGCAGGCGGGCTCGGGCGAGCGTGCAAGCAGGGCGAGCGGCGAGCGTAGCTGCGGCACTGGGCGAGCGCGCGAGGGGCGAGCTGCGCGTGGGGCAGGGCGCTCGGCTAGGGCAGGGCGAGCGTGGGCGAGCGGCGAGCGTGGCTGCGGCACTGGGCGAGCGCGCGAGGGGCGAGCTGCGCGTGGGGCAGGGCGCTCGGCTAGGGCAGGGCGAGCGTGGCTGCGGCACTGGGCGAGCGCGCGGCTGGGGCGAGCGTGGCGCTAGGCTGCGGGGCGCGCTGGCACGGGCGAGCTTGTGCAGTGAGGGAGGTGGCTGCGTGCTGGGCGAGGTGCTGGCAAAGGGGCGAGCGTGAGTGGCAGGGGCGAACGGGCGAGCGGCGAGCGTTAGTGCAGGGGCGAGCGTGCGCGGGGGGTAGGGCGTAGGCGACGCTCGGCGAGGTGGTGGTCGGTTGTGGGAGGGATGAGGTGTAAACGAAGGAGGATTATAGAATGTATCGTAGGGGTAATTCAGAGGGAGAAGTGAGAATGAAATGGGGAAGGAGTCTATATTTATAGGGGGAGCCCGAATCTTTCTTTTCAAGGCAGGATTCTGATTTGATTTCCTCCCATCCAGGAGAAGATTACGATTCGATTTGTGTGATTTCTCTTGCGAGTGATTGTGGGATTTCTGAAAAAAATTTATGGGGGCGTTGCCCCCACACCCCCACGACCTGACCGGGCAGGTCGATCCCCGCGACCTGACCGGGCAGGTCGATCCCCGTAATAGCGGTGAACACCGTTCGTTAACGACAAACAAAATTATCTGGCACGGTCCGTCCTCATCGCCGATAAACCAAGGACAACACAATTAATCGAACTTTGAACCTACaattcagttcgactcgggagggggagactggtgataccccatggatgagACCATCAAGATCTGGCCCAAACCCTCGGCCCATATCTAAGGCCCAAAGGTAGCCCACAGGTGAAGGGCCCATGTCAAGCccatgtattctcctataaataccaggtttgagcgtatgattTTTCATTCagtatattgttttcagcagcacccttagctgctccccccatatatcctcagtcactgacttgagcgtcggaggggctacgccaggacaccttcctggccccctcctaacgatcttatttgtgattcCAGGCTCAGGGTAGTTTCAAAGCCCACGTCTGAATTAGTGACGCTTGCGTggatcggaccctaaatttcccgtgagtatcatatatatataaataacgtGATGTTAAAATCTCTAATCATGATTAAATTACACACACAGATAGCTATATTCTCCTCTTCATTTACAAATAAATTCCAATATACAATGAAGAGTTTTCAATGTTGGTAAATTGAAgaagaatttgaattttttttggctTGACATCCTAATTTACGAATTTTTTTCCAAAGAATTATAAATAACTTTTACCATGGACACCGAGACATGTCATATATTATCACTGTCTTGTACTACGTAAAGTTAATATGATAATAATTTAGTTCTTAATGGTTAGAATTTTAGAATCGTCAATCTCTACGACTTATAATGTTTTATTGACAAAACAAATGTTTTAGTTTTCatcataatattaaaatatttgagtaagAAGTTAAAATTGATCATGATTAATATGTTTGATTTGAGATCaatagtaggtctcttgtgagacggtctcacgaatctttatctgtgaaattGATCAACTCTACcgttattcacaataaaaagtaatactcttatggtgtgtttggttgagttgattagataaggatagattaatagtcaaatatatatcgttaaaattttaagatgtcttaataatcattttgacccggtttaagatccaattttattaatcaaatagttatccataaaattggatcttaaatcgggtcaaaaagattattaaaacaacttaaaattttaacgataaatattggactattaatctatccttatttaatccactcaaccaaacacatcctagcatataaaataatatgttttcatggatgactcaaataagagattcgtagCAAAAAATACGATGTGTGAGACCGTATCAAACAAGTTTTTGCCTGAGATCATTTATTAAATTACAATTTGACCTTGAGTTATATAGATAAAATTTAGTagtagtattattattattagtaagtttcttgtgaaacgatctgtgagacatgttaattatgttcatatttacaataataaataatatttttttgcataaaaaataaaatttttttatgagctacccaaaaaaaatatttgtctcacaaaattgacttgcGTGAACGTCTCACAAAAcattgtaaattattattatataataacataTTTGTCATTTAATCATTAAAGGGAAAAAATGATTATAGTGATAAAATATATCTCCAATATAACAAATAGTAAATGCAACAAAACAtttgattaaaaatattaattaataatcctATCAAACCGTATGAAGCCAACTAAACAAAATCGATAAGAGTATTCAATAGCAAAAATCATCAAGTATAAGTGGAATTAATTGATTTAAGAGTGAATatcttgtgagaccgtctcacggatcataatctgtgagacgggttaaccctacccatatccacaatagaaagtaatactcttagcataaaaaataatattttttcatggataacccaaataagagatccgtctcacaaatgcgacccgttagaccgtctcacacaaatttttgctttgaTTTAAGGGACAACTTTGCAACTGCTAGGATAACCTTTTggaaatttataaattataaattgcCTATAAATACCAGTAAAACCCCTCTTGACTCTTTTTTAGAAAAATGATTTTCAGAATAATTTGTCTACCAAGAAAAAGAATAATGAGCATATCATCGCttaagtttaaaaaatttgagacGTGATATCAGATTAAATAATCAATTATAACAAGCTCTTTTTCGCTAAAACAAGAACGGGGAGAGGGAAGGTGGTCTaagtaaataaattataaatattcatCTTAAATCATCCAAAATCAGTTTATAACATCAGTTATTCCTCTCAGcttgtttgcaaaataatcaAACccgaaaaaacaaaaaaatgttAATCAAACGTATATTTTGTTTTACATCGAACTCACAATAATTCATCAACTTATTTCACGGAAAAATCTATATAATCCAATATTCTAATAGATAAAGTATTGTAGATAATTATTGAGATAAGATTTATATCTTCTATACACAAATGAAGACTAGATAATGGTGTTTAGTATTTATGTTCATTGATGTAAGTTTAACAAATAGAAtaacaaaatttcaaaattgtaTAATATAAGCGGTAACATGTGCTATCCTTGCATAATTTGTTATactatttattttcaattatagTAATACAATTTTGCTTTATAAATGTTACCGTTCTAATATGTTTTTATTATAAAtctaattatataaaaaaaattaagttgcAATGATAAACATCACCAAACTTGAATTTGAAGCACTTGACTTGActtgaaaaaattatttatcatggATTTTGGATGTCGAAGTCCACCTTTTCTCGATGAATTTAGGAGATACAAAGAAATAAATGAAATGTCTCAGTGGGACCATACAAAGGCACTCATTTTTCTTCGTCATTACTTCAATGATGAGTTGAAAGTCGAATATCTCACTGTGAAAGAGCCACGAGAGCTTTAGAAAaatctatataaaaaaatttgatcatcAGAGAACTGTAGTTCTCCCAAAGGCCCAATATGATTGGAAGCATCTACGGTTACAAGATTTTAAGTCAGTAAGTGATTATAACTCTGCACTCTTCAAAACTAGTTCCACACTGATACTTTGTGGAGAGAAAGTCAATGATCAAGACATGTTATAAAAAAGACATTCTCCACTTTTCATATATCAAAAGTGTTTCTGCAGCAACAATATCGTGAATGTTGATTTCAAAGGTACTCTGAACTCATCTCGTGCTTACTAGTTgctgaacaaaacaatgtgTTGCTCATGAAAAATCACCAAATGTGCCCAATTGGATCCACATGGAACTACATTTCATGAAGCAAATAGAATTGCATTTCTTGAAGCAAATGTTAATTCCACACAAAATCATAACAATGAAAGTCAATGTTGGCGTGGGCGTGGCATTGCCAAAGAAGATAATTTTAGAaacaaaatggaaaaaaaaaaggcCATCAGCAGTGGAATTCCAATAATGAAGAAGCAAAAGAGAAAATTGCTATAGTGTATGAAGAAAAAAAGTTATACATATGTAATGGAAGGACATTGGTCTCGTACAAGTCGTACCACAAAGTATCTTGTGGATTTCTACCAAAACTCAATgaatgaaaatgaaaaatggAGATAAATTTTGTGGACAATGATGATCCAATTGATATCACTTATTTGGACGTCTATGATTTTTTCGTTCATCCAGATGGAAATATAGATGATTTGATTGGTGGTGGTGTGTtagaaaacaataaataattatttttattgttcttACTTCTATTTGAATTTCTATTGTTTCTTAGGTTATCGTGATCTCGTTTTTATTGTAAAGTTCGATTCATGTTTAGGATTTGTCGTGGAggtttattttattattcaataaatgtttttattattaaaatatttcttttgaaAGTCTtacatattatttaatatatttagcTTATTGAGATATGTTTTATTTTAGATTAATAATGAAATTTCATGATGAATGCTTAGCAGATAGCTGTACAGCACATACcattcttcaaaataaaaagtatttTTTGGAGTTAACATTATCTGAAAATAATGTAACAACAATATCAGgtacataaaaaattattgaaagCTAAAGGCAAAAATCATTTTACCAAATGATACAAGCTTATATATTGAAAATGCTCTATATGTTAGCAAATCCAGTAGAAATTTGCTTAGCTTTAAAGATATCCGTCGAAATAGATACCATTATGAAACatttaatgaaaataattttgaataaatttGCATAACATCTATTATATCTGGCCAGAAGCAGATAAAATGATGGATCGGTTCGGGCACCTGAgagggtgcttcaaacacaatattctcgatgagatgcaatagctcgtgttctaagaatgtatacatcgatgaattagatcgagtttggtttcaAACCAAGCGAAAAACACTCGAAGTAATCATTCGTTAAAAAAACTGAAAGATTTTATAATGTGTAAATTGATCGACTCAAATACGGGGAATCAATTTTGGCTTCTATCAGTTCAGCTATGGACtaaactgaactgatatcagctgaactgatcaagTCAGTTTAAAACACAGTTAAGCAgttaatacacaagatatgtttatggatgttcgaagacttcaactgctcataTGTCACCCTTTCTATCACCTCGGGTAGaattcactagaaaactttgatttatataacatcttgtacaaactcacccagcttaggacttacccactgcctaactgaactcctggtctagactgaaggcatcaccttccaaccaacacttgtttaacgatTGTGCGTCAAAGACTAcacacacaagttttacgtctctGTGCAAGAcggtatttgagtggtggtgtgtgtgtgtgtgtgtgagaactgatctctgaaaacaacccgaaaggtgttctcacacactgagggagaTAAGCTTCTACACTAAGCTGATATAACTTTAAGTGTTCTCTCGACTGTGCTGATTGCTTCTttgtaagctgatatgcaataAGAGTGTCATTtctttc includes:
- the LOC140810222 gene encoding uncharacterized protein, which produces MVGRRGSRRVNSASSRPQRGPEPSHVEARQEQPRQETRTEQPRHETRVEQTRPNENVGNLTLEQLVQFIARTVDEAMRRNQESMSAGERAHRQEREENVEVHQSRVEETQPPQSGEISEMGEMWKEIQRLREQVGSRAPVPKRGSPFSLAILEEGLPPNFRQSNVGEYDGHTDPEEHLGRFENAALLHQYSDGVRCRVFLGTLVRSAQQWFNTLQPNSIQSFEDFSAAFLHRFASSKRHQKNYLSLFVMKQQEAETLRDFVQRFNTAALEIPAATPDIMISAFTQGLRGGEFFKSLVKKPPSSYDDLLARAEKYVNLEDAQRYRRMENRPGGSRVEGAERGGKKRGAGERDEDRTKGRGQFSSHVPLNRSRDKVMEVRESGERGEKSQRVESNARPPSQGRQEGSSSRSELRSRPSSRRGRGPPWIHQRIEEPRREGRGQDAPREPVEARRRADGDNHPTRGMIHMISGGATDGDSGRARKAHGRRLENFEISRSANLPQDPVISFGPDDLRGVVAPHNDALVVTATVANYDVARIFIDNGSSVNILFKSTMDQMKVEGFEFEPISTPLYGFAGHAIPPLGQIVLPLSLGHEPRRVTKMTTFTVVDTPSAYNGILGRPALKDFRAVASTYHQKLKFPVGREVGVLCGDQKVARRCYEGIVKEEGKRARVEVNMIRRGRSGLPVVKREVHEVMDEKPEIVTLEPDQKTLRIAPDLDPEVREKLITCLQANLNRFAWSAQELTGTSPEVAEHRLNILPNSRPVKQKKRHFGPEKDIVIKKEVGELLSAGHIREVQFPTWLSNVVLVPKSSGKWRMCVDFRDLNKACPKDCYPLPRIDQLVDSTAGHQYLCMLDAYQGYHQIPLAVEDQDKVSFITSEGTFCYVVMPFGLKNAGATYQRLMDKVFSKQVGRNVEVYVDDIMVKSKDSTLLIPDLVETFSTLRSYGLKLNPQKCIFGVKSGKFLGYMVTERGIEANPEKVQAIQGMVSPRGPKDVQQLTGRIAALARFISRSAHRSLPFFRTLRKAKKFEWGPDCEKAFTELKEYLAGLPVLAKPATGEPLWVYLSATEGAVSSVLVKLDGSVQQPVYYVSHALKGAEIRYSGLEKLALALVMTARRLRPYFLSHPIVVLTNSPLGRILTHSDISGRLVKWTTELGEYDIQYEPRTAIKAQALADFLAETVHQENEDPWKVYVDGSSSKDGSGVGVVLISPAGEEVKLAVRLDFRASNNEAEYEAVLAGLRAARNVGATRVLIFSDSQLVAQQMKGMYDVKDEKLIEYAREVDRVREKFTEITFEQIPRKENEKADALAKMAGTMGSWKNRDVVFQIEFAPHTSSPAVEQEEEDWRTGIIDYLKEGKLPADPREARKLKTKCARYVMVGDVLFRTSFAGPLLRCLSYQEADYVLREVHEGCCGNHLGAYALARKVLLAGYSWPSVLHDAQELVMSCDSCQRHARLSHRPAAMMKAVTAACPFDQWGMDIVGPFPIAPAQKKFLLVAVDYFSKWVEAEPLARITENDVLKFLWKSIVCRYGVPRRLISDNGRQFQGAKIEAWCKEMKIQQVFTSVAYPQSNGQVEVTNRTLVQGLKVRLGKAKGNWVDELPSVLWAYRTTPREGTKETPFGLVYGTEAVLPAEIGLESARVMFYDEDNGARRATDLDLLEGKRESASIQLEAYKNRIAQSYNRRVVQRNFQVGDLVLRKVQEEKRGKLDPKWEGPFKVVERLSSGAYYLENTQGKALKRPWNAYHLRKYYS